A window of the Hordeum vulgare subsp. vulgare chromosome 5H, MorexV3_pseudomolecules_assembly, whole genome shotgun sequence genome harbors these coding sequences:
- the LOC123399340 gene encoding calreticulin-like: protein MAVLARSAAAVVALALSLLVSAAAGEVFFQEKFDDGWEDRWVKSEWKKEDNTAGEWNHTSGKWNGDADDKGIQTSEDYRFYAISAQYPKFSSKDKTLVLQFSVKHEQDLDCGGGYVKLLPADVDQNKFGGETPYSIMFGPDICGYATKKVHAILTKNGKNNLIKKEVPCETDQLTHVYTLILRPDATYSILIDNVEKQSGSVYDDWDILPAKKKRDPDAKKPEDWEDEEYLPDPEDKKPEGYDDIPKEITDPDATKPEDWDDEEDGEWTAPTIPNPEYKGPWIQKKFKNPNFKGKWKAPLIDNPEYKDDPYIYAFDSLKHIGIELWQVKSGTLFDNILITDDPEYAKKFAEETWGKHKDAEKAAFDEAEKKRLEEESANSNAEDNDDTADEDEDVDGKAAGASDEGKGQQVSADEKVEEISKDASSSDKKDEL from the exons ATGGCGGTCCTCGCGAGGTCGGCCGCCGCCGTGGTCGCGCTCGCGCTCTCGCTGCTCGTGTCGGCCGCCGCCGGCGAGGTCTTCTTCCAGGAGAAGTTCGACG ATGGATGGGAGGACCGGTGGGTCAAGTCGGAGTGGAAGAAGGAGGACAACACGGCCGGCGAGTGGAACCACACCTCGGGCAAATGGAACGGCGACGCCGACGACAAAG GCATTCAGACGTCGGAGGACTACAGGTTCTACGCCATCTCGGCGCAGTACCCGAAGTTCAGCAGCAAGGACAAGACCCTGGTGCTGCAGTTCTCCGTCAAGCACGAGCAGGACCTCGACTGCGGCGGCGGCTACGTCAAGCTGCTCCCCGCCGACGTCGACCAGAACAAGTTCGGCGGCGAGACCCCATACAG CATCATGTTCGGGCCGGACATTTGTGGGTACGCCACCAAGAAGGTGCACGCGATCCTCACCAAGAACGGCAAGAACAACCTGATCAAGAAGGAGGTGCCCTGCGAGACGGACCAGCTCACGCACGTCTACACCTTGATCCTCCGGCCCGACGCCACGTACAGCATCCTCATCGACAACGTCGAGAAGCAGTCCGGCagcgtctacgacgactgggacatTCTTCCTGCCAAGAAGAAGAGGGATCCTGATGCCAAGAAG CCAGAGGACTGGGAAGACGAGGAGTACCTTCCTGACCCCGAGGACAAGAAGCCAGAG GGGTATGATGACATTCCCAAGGAAATCACTGATCCTGATGCAACGAAG CCTGAGGACtgggatgatgaggaagatggtgAATGGACAGCTCCAACCATCCCAAACCCTGAGTACAAGGGACCATGGATCCAGAAG aaattcaagaaccctAATTTCAAGGGCAAATGGAAGGCACCTTTGATCGACAACCCAG AGTACAAGGATGACCCTTACATTTACGCCTTTGACAGCCTCAAGCACATTGGCATCGAGCTGTGGCAG GTTAAATCGGGAACTCTATTCGACAACATCCTGATCACTGATGACCCCGAGTACGCCAAGAAGTTTGCAGAGGAGACCTGGGGCAAGCACAAGGAT GCTGAGAAGGCCGCCTTTGATGAGGCCGAGAAGAAGAGGCTTGAGGAG GAATCCGCAAACTCTAATGCCGAAGACAACGATGACACGGCTGAT GAGGACGAGGATGTTGATGGCAAAGCTGCCGGCGCCAGCGATGAGGGGAAGGGGCAGCAGGTGTCTGCGGATGAGAAGGTAGAGGAAATTAGCAAGGATGCTTCTTCTTCTGACAAGAAGGATGAGCTTTAG